A genomic window from Streptomyces sp. NBC_01429 includes:
- a CDS encoding sugar porter family MFS transporter: MTDVKDDAAAGTAPSPATLTDDPPPAVKRRLRVVTLIATFGGLLFGYDTGVINGALPYMKEDLGLTPFTEGLVTSSLLFGAALGALFGGRLSDQRGRRKNILMLAVIFFFGALGCTLAPNTEVMVVARFVLGLAVGGASVTVPVYLAEISPAEKRGGLVTRNELMIVSGQLAAFTFNAIIASFGGESGGVWRWMLVIATLPAVVLWFGMLVMPESPRWLASQTRYAEALAVLKQVRSERRAEAELKEVTGLAVADERAKSGGWADLKATPWIKRLVWVGIGIAVCQQVTGVNTIMYYGTQILTDAGFASDSALTANIANGVISVLATFLGIWLLGRVDRRPMLMIGQLGTTTALLLIGVFSIALPEGTPRAYAVLAMTVTFLAFQQGAISPVTWLMLAEIFPMRMRGFGMGVCAVVLWMVNFAIGLTFPVLVDSIGISATFFVFACLGIGAVLFVRTYVPETRGRSLETLQNELRARYTRSTDPVPSSN, from the coding sequence ATGACGGACGTCAAGGACGACGCGGCCGCGGGCACCGCGCCGTCCCCCGCCACACTCACCGACGATCCTCCGCCCGCGGTCAAACGCCGGCTGCGGGTGGTCACCCTCATCGCCACCTTCGGCGGACTGCTCTTCGGGTACGACACCGGAGTGATCAACGGCGCTCTGCCGTACATGAAGGAAGACCTCGGCCTCACCCCGTTCACCGAGGGCCTGGTCACCAGCTCACTGCTGTTCGGCGCGGCGCTCGGCGCCCTCTTCGGCGGACGGCTCTCCGACCAGCGCGGCCGGCGCAAGAACATCCTGATGCTCGCGGTGATCTTCTTCTTCGGCGCGCTGGGCTGCACGCTCGCCCCGAACACCGAGGTCATGGTGGTCGCCCGGTTCGTCCTCGGCCTCGCGGTCGGCGGCGCTTCGGTGACCGTGCCCGTCTACCTCGCGGAGATCTCCCCCGCCGAGAAGCGCGGCGGGCTGGTCACCCGTAACGAGCTGATGATCGTGAGCGGTCAGCTGGCCGCCTTCACCTTCAACGCGATCATCGCCTCGTTCGGCGGCGAGAGCGGCGGGGTCTGGCGCTGGATGCTGGTGATCGCGACACTGCCGGCCGTGGTGCTCTGGTTCGGCATGCTGGTCATGCCGGAGAGCCCGCGATGGCTCGCCTCGCAGACCCGGTACGCGGAGGCACTCGCCGTACTGAAGCAGGTCAGGTCCGAGCGGCGCGCGGAGGCGGAGCTGAAGGAGGTCACCGGGCTCGCGGTGGCCGACGAGCGGGCCAAATCGGGCGGCTGGGCCGATCTGAAGGCCACCCCGTGGATCAAGCGGCTGGTCTGGGTCGGTATCGGCATCGCCGTCTGCCAGCAGGTCACCGGGGTCAACACGATCATGTACTACGGCACCCAGATCCTCACCGACGCCGGATTCGCCTCCGACAGCGCGCTCACCGCGAACATCGCCAACGGTGTGATCTCGGTGCTCGCCACCTTCCTCGGGATCTGGCTGCTCGGCCGGGTGGACCGCAGGCCGATGCTGATGATCGGCCAACTCGGCACGACGACAGCCCTGTTGCTGATCGGTGTGTTCTCGATCGCACTGCCGGAGGGCACCCCGCGCGCGTACGCCGTGCTCGCCATGACCGTCACCTTCCTCGCCTTCCAGCAGGGCGCGATCTCGCCGGTCACCTGGCTGATGCTCGCGGAGATCTTCCCGATGAGGATGCGCGGATTCGGCATGGGGGTCTGCGCGGTGGTGCTGTGGATGGTCAACTTCGCGATCGGGCTGACCTTCCCGGTGCTGGTCGACTCCATCGGCATCTCCGCCACGTTCTTCGTCTTCGCCTGCCTCGGCATCGGCGCGGTCCTCTTCGTCAGGACCTACGTCCCCGAGACCCGCGGCCGGTCCCTCGAAACACTCCAGAACGAGCTGCGGGCCCGCTACACCCGCTCCACCGACCCCGTTCCCTCCTCCAACTGA
- a CDS encoding sugar phosphate isomerase/epimerase family protein, translating into MKIALDPYMLRALPIREMVRTVADLGYSYIELSPRDDFMPFFLHPRADDERVAELRSALDETGVRLSSVLPLYKWSSPDETERQTAVRYWKRMIEITAQLGCTLMNSEFNGRPEAAAQSEAAFWRSMEELLPEFEREGIALNLEAHPDDFCEENDPAVDLVRAINKPYVNYLYCAPHSFHLSGSDPGADIGRMLRYAGDKLQHLHIADTFNHKGSSGLRYILNPPGTAARIHQHLDIGQGEVDWNTFFSTLRELEFDGVATVCVFAWEERARESSAFMLERVTKELVR; encoded by the coding sequence GTGAAGATCGCCCTCGACCCGTACATGCTGCGTGCCCTGCCCATCAGGGAGATGGTGCGCACGGTCGCCGATCTGGGCTACTCGTACATCGAGCTGTCCCCGCGCGACGACTTCATGCCCTTCTTCCTGCATCCGCGCGCCGACGACGAGCGGGTGGCCGAGCTGAGGTCCGCGCTGGACGAGACGGGCGTGCGGCTGTCGAGTGTGCTGCCGCTGTACAAGTGGTCCAGCCCGGACGAGACCGAGCGGCAGACCGCCGTCCGCTACTGGAAGCGGATGATCGAGATCACCGCGCAGCTCGGCTGCACGCTGATGAACTCGGAGTTCAACGGCCGTCCGGAGGCCGCCGCGCAGAGCGAGGCCGCTTTCTGGCGCTCCATGGAGGAGCTGCTGCCGGAGTTCGAGCGCGAGGGCATCGCGCTCAATCTGGAGGCGCACCCGGACGACTTCTGCGAGGAGAACGATCCGGCGGTCGATCTCGTACGGGCCATCAACAAGCCGTACGTCAACTACCTTTACTGCGCACCGCACAGCTTCCATCTGTCCGGGTCCGACCCGGGCGCGGACATCGGGAGGATGCTGCGGTACGCGGGCGACAAGCTCCAGCACCTGCACATCGCCGACACCTTCAACCACAAGGGTTCCTCGGGGCTGCGCTACATCCTCAACCCGCCCGGCACGGCGGCCCGTATCCACCAGCACCTGGACATCGGGCAGGGCGAGGTGGACTGGAACACCTTCTTCTCCACCCTGCGCGAGCTGGAGTTCGACGGAGTCGCGACGGTGTGCGTCTTCGCCTGGGAGGAGCGGGCGCGGGAGTCGTCGGCGTTCATGCTGGAGCGGGTGACGAAGGAGCTGGTCCGCTGA
- a CDS encoding nitrilase-related carbon-nitrogen hydrolase, with product MTHLTAAVVQAGSRLFDTPGNLGRARELIREAAGRGAEVIVLPEAFLGGYPKGLDFGVTVGSRTPEGRELFRRYAESAIRVPGPETAELAALTGELGVHAVVGAVERRGSTLHCVALFFGPEGYLGLHRKLMPTAAERVIWGTGDGSTMPVVRTGRARLGAAICWENYMPLFRAAMYAKGVDIWCAPTVDDRENWQATMCHVALEGRCFVLSANQYLRRSDLPADVHPVQGDAPDTVLIGGGSTIVSPLGEVLAGPLRDGEGILTAELDLGDLARGRFDLDVTGHYARPDIFTLDVDETARDVLSGER from the coding sequence ATGACGCATCTGACCGCAGCCGTCGTCCAGGCGGGCTCACGGCTCTTCGACACACCCGGGAATCTCGGCAGGGCCCGGGAGCTGATCCGCGAGGCGGCCGGCCGGGGAGCCGAGGTCATCGTGCTGCCCGAGGCGTTCCTCGGCGGCTATCCGAAGGGGCTGGACTTCGGTGTGACCGTCGGCAGCCGCACCCCGGAGGGACGGGAGCTGTTCCGCCGCTACGCCGAGTCGGCCATCAGGGTTCCCGGCCCCGAGACGGCGGAGCTGGCCGCGCTCACGGGCGAGCTGGGCGTCCACGCGGTGGTGGGCGCCGTGGAGCGCCGCGGTTCGACGCTGCACTGCGTCGCCCTGTTCTTCGGCCCGGAGGGGTATCTCGGCCTGCACCGCAAGCTGATGCCGACCGCCGCCGAGCGGGTGATCTGGGGCACCGGCGACGGCTCCACGATGCCGGTGGTGCGGACGGGCCGCGCCCGGCTGGGCGCGGCCATCTGCTGGGAGAACTACATGCCGCTGTTCCGCGCGGCGATGTACGCCAAGGGCGTCGACATCTGGTGCGCGCCGACGGTCGACGACCGGGAGAACTGGCAGGCCACCATGTGCCATGTGGCCCTGGAGGGGCGCTGTTTCGTGCTCAGCGCCAACCAGTACCTGCGCCGCTCCGATCTGCCGGCCGACGTCCATCCCGTACAGGGCGACGCGCCGGACACCGTGCTGATCGGCGGCGGCAGCACCATCGTCTCGCCGCTGGGCGAGGTCCTGGCGGGACCGCTCCGGGACGGGGAGGGCATCCTCACCGCCGAACTCGACCTGGGCGACCTCGCCCGGGGCCGGTTCGACCTGGATGTGACGGGGCACTACGCCCGGCCCGACATCTTCACCCTGGACGTGGACGAGACCGCGCGGGACGTCCTGTCCGGGGAGCGATGA
- a CDS encoding Gfo/Idh/MocA family protein, translating into MTVRIGVIGTGMIGQDHIRRLTHVVTGTRVTAVFDIDTARAEEVAASVGARALPSGAEVIDAADVDAVVVTSWGPTHAEHVLAAIAAGKPVFCEKPLATTAEDCLRIIEAETAHGTRLVQVGFMRRYDSGYREMKKVIESGGIGEPLIVHCAHRNPTVPASYTSAMAAQDTAVHEIDVLRWLLDDEIRSVQVLRPRRTRKRHEHLQDPQIMLMETAEGVRIDLEVFVNCQYGYDIQCETVGEEGLVRLPDPAAVAVRGGGRNATAVLQDWKGRFGDAFDTEFREWAGSVASGAEPTGPSAWDGYAATVITDALVESLESGETVRVDALEKRPAFYGGDAR; encoded by the coding sequence ATGACTGTCCGTATTGGTGTGATCGGCACCGGCATGATCGGCCAGGACCACATCCGCCGACTGACCCACGTCGTCACCGGCACCCGGGTCACCGCGGTGTTCGACATCGACACCGCCCGCGCCGAGGAGGTCGCCGCGTCGGTCGGTGCCCGCGCGCTGCCCAGCGGCGCCGAGGTCATCGACGCGGCGGACGTCGACGCCGTCGTCGTCACCTCCTGGGGCCCGACCCACGCCGAACACGTCCTCGCCGCCATCGCCGCGGGCAAGCCGGTCTTCTGCGAGAAGCCGCTGGCCACCACGGCCGAGGACTGTCTCAGGATCATCGAGGCGGAGACGGCCCACGGCACCCGGCTCGTCCAGGTCGGCTTCATGCGCCGGTACGACTCGGGCTACCGGGAGATGAAGAAGGTCATCGAGTCGGGCGGGATCGGCGAGCCGCTGATCGTGCACTGCGCCCACCGCAACCCGACCGTCCCCGCCTCCTACACCTCAGCGATGGCCGCGCAGGACACGGCCGTCCACGAGATCGACGTGCTGCGCTGGCTGCTGGACGACGAGATCCGCTCCGTACAGGTGCTGCGTCCGCGCAGGACCCGCAAGCGCCACGAGCACCTCCAGGACCCGCAGATCATGCTCATGGAGACCGCCGAGGGGGTCAGGATCGACCTGGAGGTCTTCGTCAACTGCCAGTACGGGTACGACATCCAGTGCGAGACCGTCGGCGAGGAGGGCCTGGTCCGGCTGCCCGACCCGGCGGCCGTCGCGGTCCGCGGCGGCGGCCGGAACGCGACCGCGGTCCTCCAGGACTGGAAGGGCCGGTTCGGGGACGCCTTCGACACCGAGTTCCGCGAGTGGGCCGGGTCCGTGGCGAGCGGCGCCGAGCCCACCGGCCCCTCGGCCTGGGACGGCTACGCCGCGACCGTCATCACGGACGCCCTGGTGGAATCCCTGGAGTCCGGCGAGACGGTACGGGTCGACGCGCTGGAGAAGCGCCCCGCCTTCTACGGAGGGGACGCCCGGTGA
- a CDS encoding LysR family transcriptional regulator yields MIDIYETEFRRADLNLLIVFAALMRERSVTRAAAELRLSQAAVSAALGRLRRLFGDELFVRVRTGMEPTPRAHEIARTTEPALRILHGALTGAARFAPETSERTFTLGMSDDIEAHLMPRLVERGRAHPGVRFVARQANRTVVADLLDRGEIDLAVAVAPALGSVHRQEELFTSGYACLFDAGLLDLPVPLTRRDYLAHPHVLVSHDGRRGIVDDLLAAQGLTRRVATATTHFAGAVVMLRSVPALATVPRHAAEVFARIAGLTVSPPPIAMPEYVVSSVWHASLADDPAHTWLRRTVRECAAP; encoded by the coding sequence ATGATCGATATCTATGAAACCGAATTCAGGCGGGCGGATCTCAATCTGCTGATCGTGTTCGCGGCGCTGATGCGCGAGCGGAGCGTGACCCGCGCCGCCGCCGAGCTGCGGCTGAGCCAGGCGGCGGTCAGCGCCGCCCTCGGCAGGCTGCGACGCCTCTTCGGTGACGAGCTGTTCGTCCGGGTACGTACCGGTATGGAACCCACCCCGCGTGCCCATGAGATCGCCCGCACCACCGAACCGGCGCTGCGGATCCTGCACGGCGCCCTCACCGGCGCGGCACGGTTCGCCCCGGAGACCTCGGAGCGGACGTTCACTCTGGGCATGTCCGACGACATCGAGGCCCACCTCATGCCGCGACTGGTCGAGCGGGGGCGCGCCCACCCCGGTGTGCGGTTCGTGGCGCGCCAGGCCAACCGCACCGTGGTCGCCGACCTGCTCGACCGGGGCGAGATCGACCTCGCGGTCGCCGTCGCGCCGGCCCTCGGCTCCGTCCACCGCCAGGAGGAGCTGTTCACCTCCGGCTACGCCTGCCTCTTCGACGCCGGGCTGCTGGATCTCCCGGTACCGCTGACCCGCCGGGACTACCTCGCGCATCCGCACGTCCTGGTGTCGCACGACGGCCGCCGGGGCATCGTCGACGACCTGCTGGCCGCCCAGGGGCTGACCCGGCGGGTGGCCACAGCGACCACGCACTTCGCCGGAGCGGTGGTGATGCTGCGCTCCGTCCCCGCCCTCGCGACCGTCCCCCGGCACGCGGCGGAGGTCTTCGCCCGGATCGCGGGACTCACCGTCAGCCCGCCGCCGATCGCGATGCCGGAGTACGTCGTCTCCTCGGTGTGGCACGCCTCCCTGGCCGACGACCCCGCCCACACCTGGCTGCGGCGGACCGTACGGGAGTGTGCCGCGCCGTAG